TCCCATCCTCTCGACCTCTTTTTTCAACTGCATCCCCCGTGTTGTCAACTTCCGCATAGGACCGAGTGTGATCGGGAAGAAACGTATCCGTCTTTCTCTCAGCATCAGGTCGCATTGCCGGTAATGAGACCCACGTCTGTCATCTACGGTGACACGGTCTTTCGGGATACTCAACGGTGCGTCTATTGCGACCAGATCAGGATGATCCCTCTCGACCGATGTTAAAATCTCTTCATCGGTGTAGAAGATAGCGATCTTTCGAATATTCAACCCGTGCAACGTACAGTAACCGGTCGGTCTGTTCGGAGAACCAGCCAGGTCTATACCTACCACAACAGGTTTTTGAGAACACCGTTTTCTGCGGAGCGACATGCCTTTATATTCGGTTTGAGAAGTTTTAAATCTTCTTTTTAAATTTTTTGTGTCGCCTGTGGGGATTATTTATGAACTGGTCTGGGGTCTTCTTCAGTTCGTTGTTATACTTACGAACACGGTTTATCATTACGTGCAGTT
This window of the Candidatus Micrarchaeota archaeon genome carries:
- a CDS encoding DUF429 domain-containing protein, which translates into the protein MSLRRKRCSQKPVVVGIDLAGSPNRPTGYCTLHGLNIRKIAIFYTDEEILTSVERDHPDLVAIDAPLSIPKDRVTVDDRRGSHYRQCDLMLRERRIRFFPITLGPMRKLTTRGMQLKKEVERMGIKVIEVFPGAGYDVFGVPRKDTVAIIRFFKHVGLKPESALARDLSQDQLDAVMCAYTGYLYMTGDYEALSGDDGTIIVPRSSVHRSNSAPAQK